The DNA region GCGTACCGCCTATCCTGTTTCATAAGAAGTCCGTCGTGTAGCAATTTGTATGTTTTACCGGATTGCTTCTCGCTTCGTGTAAGTCCATAGCACTTAAGACCGGCGGCCTCTCCCCCGCCAGCCACCCATCCCCGATCCTGCGCGCCGTCTCCTGAAGAATGGGCGCGAATCTAGAGACCACGCTGTCGTTCAGCGTACGAGAGAACGTGGAATAGGCCAACGCACCCAGCAGATAATCGCCGGCAAAGATCGGCACGGCCAAGGCGCTACTTTCTGAATCCCGATTCCCGCGGCGCACGCCGTAGCCCTGCTTGCGGGTCTGACGAATCAAGTAGCGCAGGTCCGACGGCGGGAGCTGGCCATCGTCCTGGTGTTGTGCTCGGCGCAAGTCAAACAAGATGCGCCGTTCGTCCCGGTCGCAAAACGAGAAGTAGGCGCGGCCCAAGGCCGAATCGAACAGCCCGTACCGTCTTCCATAGCTGCTGGGGCGGATGGCATAAGGGCTGTAGGGCATGGTGCAAAAATCAACGCGAAGATCGGAGCCATTGACCGTAGCCACCGACAGCGGCCATTTGATGCGCTTGGTCGTGGAGATTAGTATGGGCGCCGCAACATCGACGAGCCGGCTCTGTTGCACAACGCCTTTGCTCAGCTCGGTGACGGCGCTCGTGAGTTCATAGTGGCCGTACATGCCTTCGTGTGACCGCACGTAGTGCTCTTGCTGTAAAGCTGCCAGCGTGCGGTGAAGGGTGGATTTCGCCAGCCCGGTGCGCTGCGCGAGCTCCTGCAACGACCAAACAGGCCGTTCGTTCATTGCCCTAAGCACCATGAACGCGCGGCGCACCGACTGAATCACGGCCATATTCTCATCATCCTGGGTTCTGCCGCCACGAAGGCTAAAGAAGAGCCGATTGTACCGATATTCCGCGCTGCGGAATCTGTCGCCTACAGCGTTGCGGGCGGAATATCGCCTCTCTACACTGAATTACCGTTCGATATCTATGAACACAGCACCAGATGGTTGGGACGCCTACAAGGTAGGCAGGCCGGTCATTAATGGAGAATCCAAATGAAGAAGCTACCAAGAATTTATAAACCGCTGATCGCAGCATGCACGGCCATGGCAACCATGCTGGCCGCACCAGCGGTGTCTGCACAAACTGACTATCCGAACAAGCCCGTCTCGCTGGTGGTGCCATTCGCGCCGGGCGGGTCCACTGACATCTTCGGTCGCTTGATCGCGCAGCATTACTTCAAAGACAAGGGCGCAAATGCCATCGTCGAGAATGTCCCGGGCGCGGGTGGCAACATCGGCGCTGCGCGGGTAGCCCGGGCGGCGCCCGACGGCCATACGCTCGAGATTGGGGCGATGTCTACCCACGCCATGAACGGCAGCCTGTATACGTCGCTTAACTTTGGACCCATGGAAGATTTTGTACCCATCGCCATGCTGGCCCAAGCGATCAATGTCATTGCGGTCAAGCCTTCGTTCCCGGCACAGACTTTCCAGGAACTCATTGAGTACGTGCGCGCCCACCCGGGCGAAGTCAATTATTCATCCGGCGGTATCGGCACACATAATCACCTGACCCTGGCGCTGCTTGAAGAGAGAGCCGGCCTGGAAATGGTGCATATTCCCTATAAAGGCGGCGGCCCTGCCGTGACCGCCTTGCTTCAAGGCGAAGTCGACATGTTTGCGGGCGGCGCATCGCTGTTGTTGCGCCACGCCGAACCGGGCAATGTACGACTGATCGCCGTAACGGAGTCGACACCAAGCGAACTGGTACCTGGTGTACCCAGCGCCTCGGACATCGTGCCGGATTTCGTTGTGACGAACTGGTATGGCGTGTTCGGCCCCAAAGGCATGGACCCTGAACTGGTGAAGGCGATCAACGCGGAAATCAACCGTATTGTGGCCCTACCCGATGTCGCTGAACGCCTGAGCGGAATGGGCATGGTGCCTAATCCGGTGAGCCCGGAAAAGCTGGCGGAAATCCTGGATCAAGATCATCAGCTCTGGTCCAAAACAATTGAATCCCTCGACATCTCGAATCACTGAATGAAGGCGAGGCGGCACCGCCTCGCACCCCAATCGGCCCCTACCGGAGTACCAAAATGGACATCAAACAAATAGACTGGGAAGCTATCGAATGGAGGACAGCGCGCCGCGGTATCGAGCGCAAAGCATTCAGCGGTAACGGTGCCACCATGGCGCTTCACCGCCTGTGGCCCGGCCATGAAGTGCTTCCCCACTCGCATCCGCACGAGCAGATCGCCTACATCATGCAGGGCACGGTTGACTTTCGCGTCGGCGACGAAGTCTTGCGCTTGGGCCCGGGCGGCATCGTTGTGGTTCCACCCAACGTTGTTCACTGCGCCACGGTGGTGGGCGACGAACCGGTATTGAACCTGGACGTCTTCACGCCGGCACGCCCGGAATACGACGCGTGACTGAAGACCGCGAAGTTTCAGTGCGAAGCGCCGCCCCCGACATCAATCTGCGTAGTGCACTGATCAGCGGCGAGCGCGCCCTTGGCACCTTCGTCAAAACCACGCACTACCAAACCGTCGAGCTTCTGGCCGGGACGGGTCTGGATTTCCTTGTCCTGGACGCGGAGCACGCTCCCTTCGGGCGCGAAGCCCTCGATGCGTGTTGCCTGGCCTCGAGGGCGCATGCGATGCCTGCCATGGTGCGCACGGCTTCTCACCGGCCGGAACACATTCTCCAGGCGTTGGATTGCGGCGCTCACGGCGTGCTGGTTCCTCACGTTGACGACGCAGCCACTGCGGCGCAAGTTGTTGACGCCGCAAGATACCGGGAGGCCGGCGGCCAACGCGGGTTCTCGAACTCACCCCGTGCTGGTGGATATGGCAGCGCAACCCTGGCCCAACACATTGTCAGCAGCGACCGGCAAACCGCTGTCATGGTGCAGATCGAAACCGCTACCGCGGTAGCAAACGTTGCAGATATAGCGGCCGTACCCGGAGTCGACGCACTTTTCATCGGCCGAGCCGACCTGGCAGTGTCTTATGGCGTGGACAGAATAGATGACCCCACCGTGGAAGCGGCGGTGGATAGGGTGGCGGCGGTAGGCCAAGAGCACGGTCTGCCGCTGGGCATCTTCCTGCCAGATGCGTCCAAAGTGGCGGCATTCCAGCAACGGGGTTTCAGCATCTTCATTATCGGCTCGGATCAGAGTCTGCTTAAGCAGGCCGCAGCGCAGGCGATCGTAGCCGCTAACAAGCAAACCAGTTAACAGCAAAATGCCCAGCCGAGACGCTGGGCATTTTTTTGCCTGCCACTTTTCTATCAGTCCGGTTTGCTAAGGAATGTCAGTGCAGAAAATACATCGCGACAGCCAAGCCCATCGCCATCGTTACCGAGACAGCGAGCAATACATTCACTCTCCTGTCCAACGACGAACTCAAGCCCGCCGTGGCCTGTTCGGCCTTCGCCTCGGCCAAGGCCAGTGCCCTGGACAGCCCTTGCAGAAGAAGCTGCTGCTCCGAGATCTGTTGGCGCAACGCGAAGGTCTCTTCTTTCCGCTCTTCCACTACCTTGCCCAGCCCATGGGCTTTACTCGCAGAGACCTGTAGTTGTTCTGCATGGTCGTTCAACTTCAAGTCTACGCGGCCGGCCCTCTCGACAAGGGCAGCTAGTGCCGAGCCATGCTCTGTGAGCGCCAGGCTCACCTGGGCCTGGTTTTCCGACATATGTTGTCGCAATGACTGTATGTCCTCTTCTTGGCGCTTTGCGTCTTGCTCCATACCACCAATTCTGCCGACGAGAATGGCGTGCAAGTCGTCGGTATGCTGCAGCAAATACGCGATTTTCTTGTCGTGTGACGCCAGTCCGGAAGCCAGCTTGTCTTGTTGTTCTTTCAGTGCGTCCTGCTTCCTCAGCAGGCTCTCCTGCTCTTTCAACTGCCTGACGACACCCAGGAGTTCCTGGCGTGCCAGCTCGGAAAGCTCTTCTTCAGATGCGCCCTTCAGGCGCGCTTCCAGTTCGCGCACCACTATCTGGCGCGCCGCGATGTTTTGCAGACCCAAACCAAACAGCTTGCTCGAAATTTCTGCCAGACGTTCTTGAAACTCGAATGCCGTCTTTTGCGCCTTGGCGCTGGTTTGCACAGCCTTGGCCAATTCAATGCCCGCAGCTTGCAAGCCCTCAATGGCGGTTCTTTTCTTGTCTGTAAAGAACCCCCGATCTGCAGACAGCGCCTGTGCCTTCTTGGCGGAGCTTTCGGCGTCGCCGGCTGCGCTAAGGGCGGACTGGACGTTGTCGTCCAGCTCTTTGAGCTTGTCCATCTGAGTACGGATCAGCTCTGGCAAGCGCGCTGTGCTGGCAAAAGCCTGTGTATCCAGCGAGCTCGCTGCTTCCTGCATATCAGGCATGGGGGTAGTCATTAGGCGAGGATGTCTCGAATATCGAGAACAAGTCCCGGGTTATGGTGGTCGAGATTGGGTTTCATTTCACCAATCCGGCGTAATGAGGCGCGGTCCGCGTTCCAGGCGCTTACGGAAACCTCTATGGCTTGTTGCATCATCTGTTCGGCCCCGTGCAGCGCGGACTCCGTGTGCGCGGCGGCCTGCCACATGTCGCCTTGCATATAAGAGACTTTTGCACTTTGACTATGCAGTTGTTGGCTTAATAGTGCGATACGGTCATCGCGCAAGCTGCCACGCTGCGCCCCCATGGAAACATCCGAGTAAACGGCAAAGGCAAAGCGGCCTATGCCGACAAAGTTCACCCGCAGCGCCAGTTGCACACCAAAGGTTGCCATGTTGCCGCCGGACTTCATGCCTGCCCGGATGGCAGCATCGGCCAGATCCACGGCCGTGAAGGTGCCGGTAGCGATGGTCAGCATGCGGGCAATCGTGCGGTTGTTCCACGGCAGCGTCCGCTTCCATTCTATGTTTTGGAACGAACCTTTGGCCTTTACCTCGGCGACCAGGCGCCGAATGAAGTAAAAGGCGCGGACCAGCACCTCGTTAAGCAGTACCGGCATGGCTTGCCGTCCCAACTCGTGCATGACAGCCATTTCGCTGCGCAGGTCGAAGCGCTCTTTGACAAAAACTTCTTTCAGTTTCTGCGGCAAGCCCGTCTTGTTCAGGCCTGGGATGGCCGACAACTCTTTCAACAAGGACACGATCGGTCCAGGGATGCCCATGCCGACGCCCGCCGTCTTATTGCTGCCGGACATGTCGCTGACCAAATGGAAGAACCAATTAACGGTGCCACAGAAAATCTTGGAAGGAATGTCGGTACCGATCAGTTCCAAGCCTTTCTCGTCAATGCTGATGGGCAGGAAACTGCCATCGCCATTCTGGAAGTAGCCTTTCTTGGTGAACTGCGTCAGGATCGAGAAGAACAGACCCAAAGGCGTAGGATGATGCGCGAGGTCATCCAGATGATGACTTTTGGCAGACACGCCTATGTCTTTTCCCTTCCAGATGTTGTCTGTGGGACTAGGGAATTTCCCTTCCAGGTGTTTGATGGCGCCGTCCAGACGGTCACCCGTATACCCCTGTGCTTTGGCGGTCTTCATGACAAAGTCGTTGACAGTGCGGTTGCTCCAGGCCTTGCCGCGCTGAAAATCGAACTCGCCCACCCAGAAGATATCGACAAGCCCGGCCAGCAAGCCGCTGCCTACGGCTACGAGGTTGTCTACCTTGTCGGCATGATTTGTGAGGCGATCAATCTCCTGGTCTAGCAGCGCGGCCTGATCGTCCCCCGCCAGGATCTCGCGCTCTACGCGCTCTAAACCCGTCTGAATTTCTGCGGAAATATCGTTGGCGCTGCGCTGTGCCGCGTGGCTTATCGAAAAGCTATATTGCACCTCGATGTCACGGTGGTCGACCTTGATGGCCGGCAGGTCGATAACGGATGCGTGCAAGACAAAGCCCCCCTTCTTTTGGCAGCCTATAGCCTCCATTTCTATGATGGGTAAGGCATTATTGGAGGGGATTGTTACATGGAACGCAGGTGCCGCCAAACCGCTGCCAGAGGGCTAAAGCTTTGTCAGATCCGGCCGTAGATTAGGGTGTTTTGCCCGCATTCTATGGAACGATGTGGCGCGAGCTCAGAAGCATGAGCGGATCTTTTTACGATAACAGCTGTCTGACTACCATGGCGTGATCACGCCTGAGCGCGGCTAGGCTGCCACCCCCAGACTTTATCTTTCAGGGAACGCCATTGTTTAGAGACTTGATTGACGACCTTGACGACTATTCCGCACAACCCGAGAAATTGCTGGATGTGCCGTTCGTGCCCACGGATGACGCCGTCGTCCAGGCCATGTTGAACCTTGCCGCGATCGGCCGACAGGACGTGCTTTACGATCTTGGGTCAGGCGATGGTCGCATTCTGATCAAGGCAGCCAAAGACCGCGGTGCCCGCGGCATTGGTGTCGAAATTGACCCCTTGCGTATCGCAGACGCCATGGACGAAGCGGGATACGCCGGTGTTGAATACCTGGTTGATTTCGTCGAAGAAGACATCTTCACTGCCGACTTCAGCGAAGCAACGGTAGTAACGCTATACCTGCTGGAGTCAATAAATATACAGTTGCGGCCACGTCTGCTAAGCCAGCTACGCCCCGGCACCCGCATCGTTTCACATAGCTTCGATATGGGCGACTGGGTAGCAGACGAACGCCTGGAGCTGGGCGGCATCAATATCTACAAATGGATAGTGCCGGCCAAGGTCGAAGGCGTTTGGAAATGGGACGGTGTGGACGACAAGCCCTACCGTGTCGAGCTGCAGCAAAAATACCAGGAGGTATGGGGTAGCGCCTGGGTGGCTGACCAGGCCGTCAAGCTGGAAAGCGCCACGCTGTGCGGGGGCGCTCTGGCGCTGACGATACGAGAAACCAAGGATGGCCCGCCCACCCGCTTTACATTGAACTTCGAGAACGAAGAACTTCAGTCAGTATTAGATTATACTGGCGCCCATCAAGGGGAGTAGCTTACCTCCGAAGCATCGTCATTACGGCTGTCTTGCAGTAAATGCAAGCTCCCGGTGCTCGGGCAACATCCGTGTTGCAAGCAAGACCTTGCCATCAAGGGCAAGGTCTGTACTCCAGCGATAGCTGTGGCCTGTGTCCTGACGGATCAGGCCATTTTTGCATTCAGGCACGCTATTGCGATCGGCCAGATCCGTTTCCCTCGCACATCAAACTCTAAGGGCGACTTATGCTTGAATTTTTACAAACCCTAAGCTGGGCTGCGGTGTTCCAGATCATTTTGATCGACATACTGCTGGGTGGCGATAATGCCGTAGTTATTGCTCTGGCCTGCCGCAACCTGTCACCGAAACATCGCCTACAGGGAATCCTGTGGGGCACTGCGGGTGCCATTATCCTGCGCGTAGCCTTGATTGCCTTCGCACTGACGCTGCTCAGCGTACCCTTCCTGAAGATTGCCGGCGCACTATTGCTGGTGTGGGTTGGCATCAAACTGCTGGTTCCAGAAGAGGATGCACATGGCAACATCAGCGGCAGCGCATCCATTTTCTCGGCGGTCAAAACCATTATCGTGGCCGATTTCGTCATGAGCCTGGACAATGTTCTGGCCATTGCCGGCGCGGCTCAGGGCGCACACCCCGATCACCAACTGGGTTTGGTCATCTTCGGCCTGGTGATCAGCATACCCATCATTATCTGGGGCAGCACGCTGGTGCTGAAACTGATCGACCGCTTTCCCAGCGTGGTCACCTTCGGGGCAGCGCTGCTGGGCTGGATAGCGGGCGGAATGCTGATCACCGACATCCTCATCGTGGAGCGGTTCGGCGAGCCTTCCGGCACGCTTAAATTGGCAGCCGAAATTATCGGGGCTGTGCTGATTGTCGTGGTGGGTCGCTGGCTGGGCAAGCGCAAGCAGGCCGCCACGGGAAGCGTTTAACTGAGGAGTGGCCTCTGCGTCTTGTCAGCCGCCGCAGAGGCCGGCGCTACGTTTACTTGCCTGCGCCAAGTTGCTCAAGCAGGCGTTGCGCCGTCGCGGTTGAGGAAGCCGGGTTCTGGCCGGTAACCAGCAAACCGTCACTGACCACATAAGGCGCCCAATCCGGCCCCTTCGAGTAGATGCCGCCCTTGGCCTTGAGTTCGTCTTCGACCAGGAATGGCACGATATCGGTCAGCTCGACGCCCGCTTCCTCCGAGTTGCTGAACCCCGTAACTTGCTTGCCCTCGACCAGCGGACGACCCGCTGGTGTCTTGACGTGACGCAACACGCCGGGTGCGTGGCACACCAGCCCGACCGGCTTGCCCGCGTCCAGGAAGGACGCTATCAGCGCGGCGGAATGCTCGTCCTCCGCCAAGTCCCATAGTGGGCCGTGGCCGCCCGGATAAAACACCGTGTCGAAATCCGCTTGCGACACGGTGCTAAGGCGCACCGTGTCGGCCAGCTGCGCCATGGCGTGCTGGTCGGCCTCAAAGCGACGCGTTTCGTCGGTCTGGAAGTCCGGCTCATTACTCTTGGGATCCAGGGGCGGCCGCCCACCTTTGGGTGATGCCAGCACAATATCGGCGCCAGCGTCTTTAAAGGCGTAGTAAGGCGCGGCCAGCTCTTCAAGCCAGAAGCCGGTCTGGCGGCCTGTGTCGCCCAGTTGGTCATGCGAAGTGAGAATCATCAGAACTTTCATGCTGCTTACTCCTGTTTGAATGAATGGCCGCTACCGGCTCGCCAGGTCAGAGCACCTTCTTCACGAATTCTGTCTTCAGGCTCATGGGTCCAAAGCCGTCGATCTTGCAATCAATATCATGGTCGCCATCGACCAAGCGGATATTCTTGACTTTAGTGCCCATCTTGATCACGCCGCTTGAGCCCTTCAGCTTGAGGTCCTTGATTACCGTAACGGTATCGCCGTCCTCCAGCACGTTTCCGGCGGAGTCCCGATAAATTTTAGTATCAGACGTGCCGGCTGATTCTTCATGCTTGGGCCACTCGTGTGCGCACTCCGGACAAACCAACAGGACGCCGTCATCGTAGGTGTATTCAGACTGACATTTGGGACAGGGCGGTAATGGGTTCATGAGCTCTCCTTGAAACGATGCAACTGGCCCGTTAATGGCCGCGCAGATGCTGTCTCCTGACTGTACTACACACGCCATCGTGCACGATCATGATATATCGTATACAATAATACACAGCGAATACAAAAAGAGAGGCTCGTATGCTTACGACAAAATCCACGGAGCACAAGGACGACATCTACGAATCGGTGCGCGCTCACGTACTTGCCTTGGTCAAGAACATCGAAGCGCCGGTACGTATTCGCGAAGAAGAACTGGCCAAGAAGCTTAATGTGAGTCGTACGCCAGTTCGCCAGGCGCTGTTGCGGCTGGGACAGGAAGGCATCCTTAACATGGAGCCTCGGCGGGGTGCGCTACTGTCACCCCTGACGCTGGAAGACTATGTCGAATGGCTGAAACTACGAATAGAGCTCGAAGCTTTTGCAGCGCGCGAAGCCGCGCTTAACGCTTCGCAGCGGGATGTCGATGCCTTGCGCGCCCTGTTCGCGCCATTCAATGAAGACAACGTGGACGCGCATGTTGAAGCCTATGCCAAGGCCAACGTCGATTTTCATGCAGCCATTGTCCGCCTGGCAGAGAACCATCTGCTGGAAAAAATCTGGAAGTCCTTTGGTCATCGCGGCATGCTCAAGAGCAAGACCATAGAGCGTCTACACCGCGCCCGCCACTCGCTGGCGGAACACCTGGCGCTGATCGATGCCATCGAAAAACGCGACGGTGCACTCGCCGATCGCCTGGCCCGCGAGCATGTCCAGGGTTTGCTGACGCAAACACTGGGCGGCCCGCCCCACACTAGAACAGGAGCTTAATTTCTATGAAGTTACTTACATTCGCCCATGACGATGCAACGCGTTTGGGCGGCATGCTTGCCGATGGCCGCGTGGTCGACCTTACGCAAGCCTGGACTACTTATGACCACCTGCTGAACGGCGTTCAAGCGCCCAACGAAGTGTTTGATGCCATCTGTCTTGGCGAGCCGGCCCTCCAGGCCCTGACCAGCCTGATGGAACAGTCCGAAAAAGCCGGCAAACCCGTACTGAGCGCGGAAGGCCTCTCCGTCCTGGCGCCCATTCCCAACCCATCGAAGAACATCTTCTGCGTGGGTAGAAACTATCGCGCACATATTGTCGAAGGCAACCTGGCGCGCGGCCGCCCCGCCGACGAATTTCCCAAGGCACTGGAGTTCTTTACCAAGGCGCCCACCACTGTGGTCGGACACCAGGCGCAAGTAAGCCGGCACGCCAAGCACACCAACATGCTGGACTATGAAGTAGAGCTTGGCATCGTAATTGGTAAGGCGGGTCGGGATATCAGCCCCGAAAACGCGCTGGATCACGTCTTTGGCTACACCATCGTGAACGACATCACAGCCCGCGATCTGCAAGCGCTGCATGGCCAGTGGTTCAAAGGCAAGTCCCTGGATGGCACTTGTCCTATCGGCCCGGTTGTCACGTTGAAAGCAGCCATCGCGAACCCGAACGAACTGGGGCTGGAGCTGGACGTCAACGGCGAATCGCGCCAGTCGGCCAATACATCGGACATGCTGTTTGACGTACCCAGCATCATTGCTCAATTGTCTGCCGGCATGACCTTGGAGCCAGGCGACATCATCGCCACCGGCACACCGTCCGGCGTGGGCTTTGCCTTGACGCCGCCGCGCTCGCTTGAGCCGGGCGACGTCATTAGAGCCCGTATTGAATCCATCGGTGAACTTGTCACCACCATACTGTAAAAGGATAGATTGCTATGCGTTTGAACATGATTCGTCTTGGTCTGGTTGCATTAAGCGCTTTGGCGGTAGTTCCGTCAGTTACGCTTGCGCAGGCTTACCCAAGCAAACCCATTACCATTGTTGTGCCCTTCCCCGCAGGCGGCACCCTCGATAACCTGACCCGCAGCCTGGGCCAGAAACTGGGCGAAAGCTTCAAGCAGCCAGTTATCATCGACAACAAGCCCGGGGCCGGCACCCTGATCGGCACCGAAATCGTGGCCCGCGCCGCACCCGACGGCTATACCCTGGGCATGGTGGCCAACAGTTTCGCCATTAACCCCAGCCTGCACGAGTCGTTGCGCTATGACACCGTGAAGGATTTCGCGCCCATCAGCTGGGTAGCCTATACTCCGCACATGCTGGTTGCTCATCCTGATGTGCCGGTCAAGAGCTTGAAGGACATCATAGCGGCGGCCAAGGCCAAACCGGGCGAGCTGTCGTTTGCTTCGTTCGGCGCGGGCACCTCACCGCATATCGCGATCGAAATGCTTAAAACCCAGGCCGATATCGATGTACTGCATATCCCATACCGTGGACAGGCCCCCGCGCTTAACGACTTGCTGGGCGGTCACGTCGACATGATGTTCGCCAATACTCCCGATGTCCTTCCGCACATTCAGTCGGGCAAGTTGCGCGCTATCGCCCTGGCGGACGACACACGCACTGCGTCAGCACCCGATGTGGAAACCTTCGCGGAAGCCGGCGTCAAGGGCTTCAACTCCAACTCTTGGTACGGCGTTATTGCGCCGGCAGGCACGCCTCAGCCGATTATTGATCAGTTAAGTGCCGAGTTCGTACGCATTCTAGGCCTGGCCGACATACGCGAGCGCTTGGCAGCCCAAGGCCTGGAGCCCGCCGGCACCACGCCCGCCGAGTTCGCCGAACATTTGAAGTCTGAAATGGACAAGGCCGAAAAAATGGTGAAGACCTCGAACGCAAGCGCGCAATAAGCGCTGGCCGTCGTCCACCAATCATCCCATTGTTATCAAGGAGATATCCATGAGTAAAGAAATTATCACTTCGTCAAAAGTCACGCCCCCACGCGCGCCGCTCTCGCCGGCAGTGCGCTCCGGCGGCTTTGTGTTTGTTTCGGGCCAGCCCGCGTTTTTTGGTGATCGTGAGATCGCCAAGGACGACTTCGACGCACAAATGCATCAGGTGATGGCCAACATCAAGGCCTTGCTTGAAGAGGCCGGCTCCAGCCTGGACAAGATCGTCAAAGCCAACGTGATCCTGAAGCGTGCGGAAGATTTCGGCAAAATGAACGACATCTATCGCACCTACTTCAAGGAGGGAGAATACCCCGCCCGCACGACCATCGCTGCGGATATGGGCAACCCGGACTTCCTGCTTGAGATCGAGTGTATCGCTGCGGCGTAAGCACTTTTTCCCAAGAAACCCAGCCTACGCGCTGGGTTTTTTTGCGCCCAGCGGGCACAAGGGATGACGGACCGCACCCGCCCAGCCGCCATACCTGGCGGTGGCTTTTCCGTTGCTTATGACAAAAGTATGCAAAAGTAGTGTGCTTGTAAGCTAGAATCGTCGGTTATGTAGAGCCCCTCAGCCATCGATGAAAAAGATAATAGATACGCTGGATAACGACACGAACGCTGGCCTGGTCATCGTGGACAGGGGCATGGTCATTCGCTACATGAACGCCCGCATGGCGCAATGGACCGGTGTGACGGCAGGGCAGGCATTGGGGGCCAGCCTTGCACTGGCCTTTCCAGCTTGCGCGGCAGCGCTGCAGGCATGCTTGCTTGACGCGCTGCCTTCAGGCCCCCACGGCCGCGGGGCTGTCGACAACGGCCTCCCGGCCAAAGGCCTTATCCAGATTCCTACACCCAGCGGGGCCATCGAATGCATGGTCTGCTTTCCGTTTACCGACATCGATGACGAGCTTTCGTACGCCGCGCTTTTTTATGATGCCCGGGATGCCGAGGCCTTTCATCGTAGTTTCGGGTCAGCCATCAACCGGCTGCTCCGCCTGCAGGTGGAGCAGCAGCTTTTGCTTCTGAAGCTGGAGCATAAAGACGATCATCTGCTTGAAGTGGAGAAGCTTGCCGGCATAGGCCAATTGGCTGCAGGCATCGCCCATGAGATCAACAACCCCATAGGCTATATATTCTCTAACCTGCGTACGCTGGCCAGCTATGTACGCGAGATGCTCAATTTGATTGATGCGGTCGACACCGTGAAAAGCCTGGACGAGTTCCGTCAGCTACGGAACTGTCCCGAGTACGAATACATACGCAGCGATGTCGAGTCCCTGATCCGCGAATCGGAAGAAGGCATAGATCGAGTCA from Pollutimonas thiosulfatoxidans includes:
- a CDS encoding ATP-binding protein, which codes for MKKIIDTLDNDTNAGLVIVDRGMVIRYMNARMAQWTGVTAGQALGASLALAFPACAAALQACLLDALPSGPHGRGAVDNGLPAKGLIQIPTPSGAIECMVCFPFTDIDDELSYAALFYDARDAEAFHRSFGSAINRLLRLQVEQQLLLLKLEHKDDHLLEVEKLAGIGQLAAGIAHEINNPIGYIFSNLRTLASYVREMLNLIDAVDTVKSLDEFRQLRNCPEYEYIRSDVESLIRESEEGIDRVKKIIGALKDFSHPEEPGYRPVDLHRCIETTLKVIANEVKYKAEVVKVYGDIPDVECNASQISQVLMNLLVNAAQAIDNFGVITIRTGHEAPWVWLEVDDTGQGMERSVASRIFEPFFTTKAVGQGTGLGLSVSLSILEHHGGSAEVDSEPGRGTRIRLWLPQTQSATAVPLETAG
- a CDS encoding RidA family protein yields the protein MSKEIITSSKVTPPRAPLSPAVRSGGFVFVSGQPAFFGDREIAKDDFDAQMHQVMANIKALLEEAGSSLDKIVKANVILKRAEDFGKMNDIYRTYFKEGEYPARTTIAADMGNPDFLLEIECIAAA
- a CDS encoding GntR family transcriptional regulator: MLTTKSTEHKDDIYESVRAHVLALVKNIEAPVRIREEELAKKLNVSRTPVRQALLRLGQEGILNMEPRRGALLSPLTLEDYVEWLKLRIELEAFAAREAALNASQRDVDALRALFAPFNEDNVDAHVEAYAKANVDFHAAIVRLAENHLLEKIWKSFGHRGMLKSKTIERLHRARHSLAEHLALIDAIEKRDGALADRLAREHVQGLLTQTLGGPPHTRTGA
- a CDS encoding fumarylacetoacetate hydrolase family protein codes for the protein MKLLTFAHDDATRLGGMLADGRVVDLTQAWTTYDHLLNGVQAPNEVFDAICLGEPALQALTSLMEQSEKAGKPVLSAEGLSVLAPIPNPSKNIFCVGRNYRAHIVEGNLARGRPADEFPKALEFFTKAPTTVVGHQAQVSRHAKHTNMLDYEVELGIVIGKAGRDISPENALDHVFGYTIVNDITARDLQALHGQWFKGKSLDGTCPIGPVVTLKAAIANPNELGLELDVNGESRQSANTSDMLFDVPSIIAQLSAGMTLEPGDIIATGTPSGVGFALTPPRSLEPGDVIRARIESIGELVTTIL
- a CDS encoding tripartite tricarboxylate transporter substrate binding protein is translated as MRLNMIRLGLVALSALAVVPSVTLAQAYPSKPITIVVPFPAGGTLDNLTRSLGQKLGESFKQPVIIDNKPGAGTLIGTEIVARAAPDGYTLGMVANSFAINPSLHESLRYDTVKDFAPISWVAYTPHMLVAHPDVPVKSLKDIIAAAKAKPGELSFASFGAGTSPHIAIEMLKTQADIDVLHIPYRGQAPALNDLLGGHVDMMFANTPDVLPHIQSGKLRAIALADDTRTASAPDVETFAEAGVKGFNSNSWYGVIAPAGTPQPIIDQLSAEFVRILGLADIRERLAAQGLEPAGTTPAEFAEHLKSEMDKAEKMVKTSNASAQ